The Chitinophaga niabensis genome segment GAATAATGGCAGTATACTTTTCTCGTCACTCACATATTGTGGTGTTATGCCGTTTTCATATCCGCCTTCTCCCCTGGCGTTTGATAATTTATAGGTAATAGGGAGCAGGGACCAGGGAATACGTTTATCTGTAATGCTCACAGCGCCCACATCTTTGCCAAAAGTGGTCTGGCCGATCAGCACTACCTGTGTATAAGGTTTGAGGTTGTTGATCACTAATTCTGCTGCGGACCCTGTAATGGCAGTTCCCAGTATGAATACCCTAGGAAGGGATAACTGCCCCGGTGCCAATGCACCGAAAGGGATCACTTTATTATCTTCGGAGGGAACAGCTAAAACATCTTTAAAGGAACGCATCTTTACCTGTTGTTTTGCATTACCGGCATATTGAACAAAAGGTTTCAGCTCATCAAGGCCGGGAGCCACCAGTGCGCTGAGCAGGGCAGCTCCGGTTACACTGCCACCCGGGTTATACCGGAGGTCGATGATCAGTTCTGAAGCGCCTTCTTCCTTAAATTTCCGGAATGCCTGCAGCACATCATTATTATAATAGTCATCAAAATTATTCAGGAAGAGATAGGCTATTTTCTTCCCATTGATCTGCCATGTTTTCTTTTCATAAAGGGGATTTTCTACGATAAGCCTTCCCTCTATGGCTACCTGTTGTACTTCTGTAACCTGTCCGTTATCCGCCACTTTGGCTGTGGTAATATTGCTTTTGTTCTTTTGCAACAGGTCCTTCCCTAATTGCTGTGCATTTGCGGGAGTAATAATGGTATTACTGATACGGGTGAAATAATCTCCTCTTTTGAGCCCGTTAAGCGCCGCTGCGGTACCGGGGATCACAAAATTAATGATCCCGATAGCTCCTCCCGGAGCCTGTGCCCAGGGAATTACATAATAATCAACACCGAATGTCCGCAACATTCCTTTCGGGAAATTGCTTTCATTATATATAATAGAGAACCGGTCCGTGGGCTGTTTGAGACTGTTAAAGAACGCAACGGGTTCCTGCTGCCCATCTGCCACGGCCGGAAGGGATTGATTCCAAAGATAGTACTCCCGCATATTGGCCAATATCCAGTTATTGATCTCCTGCTGCGTTACCGGTCCGGCAGGCGCAGGGGCATCCTGCTTGCGGCAGGCGCTGAATAACAATATCAAACAAAGCAATCGCAGGTACATAAATATGATTTAAAATCCGGCAAGCTGGGTAGAGCTATAGGTGATAGCGGTGCCGTTAACAGCCCGTTTAATATCAAAAATAGCACTGCCTATATCTTTTAAAGCAGTAGCGGTTAAAAACATCCTTCCTCCCTTTGCATACCTGGCAGGATCGATTTGATCTGCATTGGGCAGATAAGTATTTGTTGCAGCATCCTTTAATTTGAAAACGAATCTTACGCCTGTTTCAAAACCCGCAAAATAATCGATGGTGGTAAAACCAGTGAATTTACCCCGTTGCAGATTTTCGAATACAGCAATCGGCGCATTCATGCCTTCGCCTGGTGTAATGGCGTTGAGCATTTTAACACGGTAAAGTTCCAGCGTGAGCTTTTCAGGCAATTCCGGATCTGAATAGCTAAAACCAACCTTCCGTTTGTCCGGTGATGATGATTCTCCCTTTGCATTGAGGAGGAATTGGGGTTTCCCGGTTTTCTCAAACTGTAAAATAGTGAAGGAAACAAAGCTAGCAGGGATGTCCAGCAGGGTATCTATCCATGTTTCTCCGCTTTTCAGGTTCTTTAGTTGCAGATGTTGTTTTCCATTTCCCTTTTCCACTATCTTCCTGTTGATGCTGCTCTTAGTTTTACTCATACTATCCAGCAATACTTCATTGTTCCATGTTAGCGCTGATACCGCCGTTTCATCTGCCCAATAACTGGTGGCAGACATTTCCATAATATTTTTTTCCACT includes the following:
- a CDS encoding S41 family peptidase, whose product is MYLRLLCLILLFSACRKQDAPAPAGPVTQQEINNWILANMREYYLWNQSLPAVADGQQEPVAFFNSLKQPTDRFSIIYNESNFPKGMLRTFGVDYYVIPWAQAPGGAIGIINFVIPGTAAALNGLKRGDYFTRISNTIITPANAQQLGKDLLQKNKSNITTAKVADNGQVTEVQQVAIEGRLIVENPLYEKKTWQINGKKIAYLFLNNFDDYYNNDVLQAFRKFKEEGASELIIDLRYNPGGSVTGAALLSALVAPGLDELKPFVQYAGNAKQQVKMRSFKDVLAVPSEDNKVIPFGALAPGQLSLPRVFILGTAITGSAAELVINNLKPYTQVVLIGQTTFGKDVGAVSITDKRIPWSLLPITYKLSNARGEGGYENGITPQYVSDEKSILPLFPIADQQDPLIAKALSLIAGGGRQGQFERITPTVQVLYDSRQLLSESSIVILPD